The nucleotide sequence TTTCCCAAAGCTAAGCCTTTCTGACCACTCGGAATAGCTAGTATTGTCAGATACTGTACAAGCAGGCTGACCATGATCTAAGCCTCAATTTTTCCTGAGCCTTTGGCTGCCTCTGTGATTTGGAACACAGCACATGGCATGGAAGTTGTTATTTTTGGTGGGGTAAGCATGGAAGGGAACTGAGAATCAAAACCTGCCtaatcacatataaaaataaacaagagcgATCAAATTGATTGATGAAATTATCCGTTCAGGATCCCTCTTGCCAAAAAGTCATTAACCTTTAGACCAATTAAGCAAAACAGGATTCTGCTACTCAGATGCTCTGAGTCTGGGAAGTGCCGGTTTGGTCATTCGAGCCAGTTTTCATTTCGATGTTCTCAGGCTCCCCTGCCTAAGAGTGCTCTGCCCGGTAGGAAAAAGCTTCATATGAACATACACCACACTTCTGAGTGGTACCTTCCAAGGTGCCACAGTCTCCTCACCCTACTCAGTTGTCCACTTCCTCCTCTTCATTCTGTTCTTCTTCTTCCAGTCTTTCCTCGTCTTCATCATTGTCCTCATCCCTGctcttgtcttgttcttctgaatctgtttttttgtctttgtccttCTTCTTTTGCTCTGAAGCTTCCTTCTTGCCTTTCTGCTCCCTCCTATATGCtgcaaggaggaaggaggggattAGGAGGCAAGGCTGACCCAAACAGATGGCAGCAGTTGATGCCTGTGTATAACTGGAaaagctgaggcacagaaggAAAAATGACCTGCCTAGAATGATAAGACCTGAGATGGTCCAACTGAAATGGTTCTGAATCACATCCAATACTTGCTTACTGGACTCAAGGGATCCAAGCCAGAAAGACTTAGGACCAGGTGAGCAGGTCACACAGAATGAACATCTACttgactgagaaaataaaatggtcatTACCTTCCAGAGCTTCTTTTAACGGGGTAATGAACCGCTGGAACTCCATCTCTTCCATGGCTGAGAGCACATCACTGGCATTCAGTGTCTTGCGTTTCCCTTTCATGGCGAAGTTGTTGGCactgaaacaagaaaagaaatattaagggTCACCAGACTCGCCCTTGCCGCTTATGGATCAGATAGAAAAAGGAGCACCCAGGGGTAGAATGGGAAAGCCCATGTCTTAGATGCACGGATTTTTGTGACATGGTAAATCCCTTTTCCCTGTACAAGAAAGTTAAAgcaaagttattttttgttttatttgcttcagaTCTTGCAAAAAGTGGATGAAGGCTGTGAACCTCCCTCCCCTGAGGTAGGACAGTGATTGGGGTTGTGGGCTAAAAGCCACAAACTCGGGCGCAGGGAGTCTCTTCGCGCTTCCCTTCTGTCACAGCCCACACAGCTAAGGTCTGGCTAGCTCTGCCCGCCTCACCAGGATGTGGCGTAGAGCACGAAGACGCTGGCGGCGCGGGAGATGGCGCTCCGGGCCTCCTTGGAGATGTTGACACCATCCGGGAGCTGCGAGAAGAGCGGGGGTGAGCAAAGCTACGG is from Rhinolophus sinicus isolate RSC01 linkage group LG04, ASM3656204v1, whole genome shotgun sequence and encodes:
- the POLE3 gene encoding DNA polymerase epsilon subunit 3, with the translated sequence MAERPEDLNLPNAVITRIIKEALPDGVNISKEARSAISRAASVFVLYATSCANNFAMKGKRKTLNASDVLSAMEEMEFQRFITPLKEALEAYRREQKGKKEASEQKKKDKDKKTDSEEQDKSRDEDNDEDEERLEEEEQNEEEEVDN